The following proteins come from a genomic window of Coffea arabica cultivar ET-39 chromosome 11c, Coffea Arabica ET-39 HiFi, whole genome shotgun sequence:
- the LOC113719691 gene encoding RNA-dependent RNA polymerase 1 — MGKTIHIFGFLDVVAAEVVEFLEGFTGQGTVYALEVKQPKRGGPRSYARVQFTDERSAECIMALPKERLYYGSSYLRASEDDIDWFPWPITYEHHMQQIVLNFGCQVSENRFSVLWNVANVSVKFGIGMKKMYFILQFHSLDYKLELSRENIWQIVLHRGGQAAEFLLIQLSGAPRIFKKLEESPYRYFKETPYDQWVRATDFTSSCIGQSSGICLELPRGIQLPNLGDYKESDSQFTLENGFPYSDNLVLVPILRPPEGLYLPYEILFQVCCLVQTGCLPGPSLDANFFRLVDPQRIDVKYIEHALEKLHTLKECCYEPVQWLKEQYDKYDKLRRPPKSRTLNLVDGLVYVRRVQVTPCKVYFCGPEVIVSNRVLRHFSEYIDNFLRVSFTDEERNKMFPSDLSPRKAANENGRTEIYERILSTLKNGIVIGDKEFQFLAYSSSQLMENSVWMFASRPDLTAADIRRWMGDFSEIRNVAKYAARLGQSFGSSRETLNVGRHEIEMIPDIKVRDAYRSTVEYVFSDGIGKISAQFARQVATKYGLSYTPSAFQIRYGGFKGVVAVDPTSSKKLSLRQSMKKYESNNTKLDVLQFSKYQPCFLNRQIITLLSTLGVEDVVFEKKQREAVAQLDTILTDPVKAHETLKLMAPGEIAKVLKEMLKCGYKPDSEPFLSMMLQTFRASKLLDLRTKTRIFIPDGRSMMGCLDETRTLEYGQVFVQFSTAGRGQFYDDSISYFKHNSILEGKVAVAKNPCLHPGDIRILKAVDVPALHHMVNCIVFPQKGNRPHPNECSGSDLDGDIYFVGWDADLIPPRQDEPMDYTPVRPMQLDHEVIIEEVEEYFADYIMNDTLGTISHAHTAFADLEPQKARSNRCLELAKLHSIAVDYPKTGVPAEIPSHLRVRKFPDFMEKPDRQTYESQNVIGKLFREVKEKAPFTSSIEPFTREVARKSYDTDMEVDGFEDYVDKAFDYKSDYDYKLGNLMDYYGRKTEAEMLGSGMMWVSKSLDRRNDAEAVGMAVTSLMKEARSWFGGDGGHSDDAYAKASAWYHVTYHPDYWGRYSVGPNRAHYISFPK; from the exons ATGGGAAagacaattcatatttttggtTTCCTTGATGTCGTGGCTGCAGAAGTAGTCGAGTTTTTGGAAGGATTCACAGGTCAGGGAACAGTATATGCTTTAGAGGTTAAGCAGCCCAAACGAGGAGGACCTAGATCATATGCTAGGGTCCAATTCACAGATGAGAGGAGCGCTGAATGCATTATGGCTTTGCCAAAGGAACGCCTTTATTATGGTTCTTCATATTTGAGGGCTTCAGAAGACGACATTGATTGGTTTCCGTGGCCTATAACCTACGAGCATCACATGCAGCAAATAGTTTTGAACTTTGGGTGTCAGGTGTCAGAGAATAGGTTTTCAGTGCTATGGAATGTGGCAAATGTTTCAGTTAAATTCGGAATTGGAATGAAGAAAATGTATTTTATTTTGCAGTTTCACTCTCTTGACTACAAGCTTGAATTATCCCGTGAAAACATATGGCAGATTGTACTGCATCGAGGTGGTCAAGCAGCAGAATTTCTCCTCATACAG TTATCTGGTGCTCCTCGGATTTTCAAAAAACTTGAAGAATCCCCCTATCGCTACTTTAAGGAAACTCCATATGACCAGTGGGTCAGGGCGACAGATTTCACTTCATCCTGTATTGGACAATCGTCTGGCATATGTTTGGAGCTTCCTCGTGGCATTCAACTACCAAATTTAGGTGATTACAAAGAAAGTGACAGCCAATTTACGCTGGAAAATGGCTTCCCCTATTCAGACAATTTGGTTTTAGTTCCTATTCTGCGTCCCCCCGAAGGACTATATTTGCCATATGAAATCTTGTTCCAGGTCTGTTGTTTAGTACAGACCGGATGTCTTCCAGGGCCATCACTAGATGCTAATTTCTTTAGGCTTGTTGATCCACAAAGAATAGATGTCAAATACATAGAACATGCCCTAGAGAAGCTACACACATTGAAAGAGTGCTGCTATGAGCCGGTGCAGTGGCTCAAGGAGCAGTATGATAAGTATGACAAGCTCCGGCGACCTCCCAAATCACGTACTCTTAATTTGGTAGATGGATTGGTATATGTCCGGAGGGTGCAAGTTACACCATGCAAAGTGTATTTCTGTGGTCCAGAGGTCATTGTATCTAATCGTGTATTGCGCCACTTTTCAGAGTACATTGACAATTTTCTTCGAGTTTCCTTTACTGATGAAGAGCGGAATAAGATGTTTCCATCAGACTTGTCACCTCGTAAAGCTGCAAATGAGAATGGAAGGACGGAAATTTATGAGAGAATACTGTCAACACTGAAAAATGGCATAGTTATTGGGGATAAAGAGTTTCAATTCCTTGCCTATTCTTCAAGTCAATTAATGGAAAATTCAGTATGGATGTTTGCTTCAAGACCCGATCTTACTGCTGCTGATATAAGAAGATGGATGGGTGATTTTAGTGAGATAAGAAATGTGGCGAAATATGCTGCCAGGCTTGGTCAATCTTTCGGTTCTTCCAGGGAAACACTAAATGTTGGTAGACATGAGATCGAAATGATTCCTGACATAAAGGTAAGAGATGCTTACCGCTCTACAGTCGAGTATGTCTTCTCTGATGGCATTGGGAAAATCTCTGCTCAATTTGCAAGGCAAGTTGCCACGAAATATGGCCTAAGCTACACTCCTTCTGCTTTTCAAATTCGGTATGGTGGCTTTAAAGGTGTTGTGGCTGTTGATCCCACTTCATCAAAGAAGTTGTCGCTGAGACAGAGCATGAAGAAATATGAATCCAATAACACCAAGTTGGATGTTTTACAGTTTAGTAAATACCAGCCTTGTTTCCTCAATCGCCAGATAATTACTCTTTTGTCTACCCTGGGGGTCGAGGATGTTGTATTTGAAAAGAAGCAGAGAGAAGCAGTTGCCCAGTTGGACACTATTCTAACTGATCCAGTGAAGGCACATGAGACTTTAAAATTAATGGCTCCTGGAGAGATTGCAAAAGTTCTCAAGGAGATGCTGAAATGCGGCTATAAGCCTGATTCTGAACCATTTCTTTCAATGATGCTGCAAACTTTCAGGGCATCAAAACTGCTGGACTTGCGGACTAAAACAAGGATATTTATACCAGATGGAAGATCAATGATGGGATGTCTGGATGAAACCAGAACCTTGGAATATGGCCAGGTGTTTGTTCAGTTCTCTACTGCTGGGCGTGggcagttttatgatgattctATCTCGTATTTTAAGCACAATAGTATTCTTGAGGGGAAGGTGGCGGTTGCAAAAAATCCATGCTTGCACCCTGGAGACATTCGTATTCTAAAAGCTGTTGATGTGCCAGCATTACATCATATGGTGAACTGTATTGTCTTCCCCCAGAAAGGAAACAG GCCTCATCCAAATGAATGCTCTGGAAGCGATTTGGATGGAGACATTTACTTTGTTGGTTGGGATGCTGACCTGATTCCACCTCGGCAGGACGAACCTATGGATTACACTCCTGTACGTCCAATGCAGTTGGATCATGAAGTTATAATTGAG GAAGTTGAAGAGTATTTCGCCGACTACATCATGAATGACACTTTGGGAACCATTTCACATGCCCATACTGCCTTTGCTGATCTGGAACCACAAAAGGCCAGGAGTAATCGATGTCTAGAGCTTGCGAAGCTCCACTCGATTGCAGTTGACTATCCAAAGACTGGAGTTCCTGCTGAGATACCATCTCATCTACGTGTCAGAAAATTTCCTGATTTCATGGAAAAGCCTGACAGGCAAACGTATGAGTCGCAGAATGTGATTGGAAAGCTTTTCCGAGAGGTCAAAGAAAAGGCACCATTCACAAGCTCGATTGAACCATTTACGAGGGAAGTGGCAAGAAAATCATATGATACTGATATGGAAGTGGATGGATTTGAGGATTATGTTGATAAAGCTTTTGATTACAAAAGCGACTATGATTATAAATTGGGTAATTTGATGGACTACTACGGCCGAAAAACTGAAGCAGAAATGTTGGGTAGTGGTATGATGTGGGTGTCAAAATCTTTGGACCGGAGAAATGATGCAGAAGCTGTTGGAATGGCCGTGACGTCCTTAATGAAGGAAGCTAGGTCCTGGTTCGGCGGGGATGGTGGTCACTCTGATGATGCATACGCAAAAGCATCAGCATGGTACCATGTCACTTATCATCCAGATTACTGGGGTCGCTACAGCGTGGGACCGAACCGAGCTCACTACATTAGTTTcccaaaataa